From Nocardioides sp. HDW12B, the proteins below share one genomic window:
- a CDS encoding mechanosensitive ion channel family protein: MISLTTTPPECAQEDWLCRTVSDATGNDWLAAAADWLIAKPAVILFILIVAWIARWLVYKVVARVVRRAAHGVVPVGQGSLAEADESAHLTARVARERRKQRAETLGQVLRSVASFAIFAIAGVMVLSEFDVNVGPLIAGAGIVGVALGFGAQSLVSDFLSGLFMLFEDQYGVGDVVDVGDATGTVEAVTLRVTRLRDVNGTVWYVRNGEILRVGNMSQNWARAVLDIKVGYGEDLARVRRVLTDLFHHLWLDRGFRELVMEEPEVWGVERIDPDAVIVRVALKTVPLEQWAVARDLRQKISERFRAEGIEMPLPQRVVWHRDAPDGPAGGGPVHEKAGASD, from the coding sequence ATGATCTCGCTCACCACCACTCCCCCCGAATGCGCCCAGGAGGACTGGCTCTGCCGGACCGTCTCCGACGCCACCGGCAACGACTGGTTGGCGGCGGCAGCGGACTGGCTCATCGCCAAGCCCGCGGTCATCCTCTTCATCCTCATCGTGGCCTGGATCGCCCGCTGGCTGGTCTACAAGGTCGTCGCGCGCGTCGTGCGCCGCGCCGCCCACGGGGTCGTGCCCGTGGGCCAGGGCTCGCTGGCCGAGGCCGACGAGTCCGCGCACCTCACCGCCCGGGTCGCCCGCGAGCGGCGCAAGCAGCGCGCCGAGACCCTCGGCCAGGTGCTCCGCTCGGTCGCGTCGTTCGCGATCTTCGCCATCGCCGGCGTCATGGTGCTCTCCGAGTTCGACGTCAACGTCGGCCCGCTGATCGCCGGCGCCGGGATCGTCGGCGTCGCCCTCGGCTTCGGCGCCCAGTCGCTCGTGTCGGACTTCCTGTCCGGCCTCTTCATGCTCTTCGAGGACCAGTACGGCGTCGGCGACGTGGTCGACGTCGGTGACGCCACCGGCACCGTCGAGGCGGTGACCCTGCGCGTGACCCGGCTGCGCGACGTCAACGGCACCGTCTGGTACGTCCGCAACGGCGAGATCCTGCGCGTGGGCAACATGAGCCAGAACTGGGCGCGCGCGGTCCTCGACATCAAGGTCGGCTACGGCGAGGACCTCGCCCGGGTCCGCCGCGTGCTGACCGACCTCTTCCACCACCTGTGGCTGGACCGCGGGTTCCGCGAGCTCGTCATGGAGGAGCCCGAGGTCTGGGGCGTCGAGCGCATCGACCCGGACGCGGTGATCGTGCGGGTGGCGCTCAAGACCGTGCCGCTGGAGCAGTGGGCGGTCGCCCGCGACCTGCGCCAGAAGATCAGCGAGCGCTTCCGCGCCGAGGGCATCGAGATGCCGCTGCCGCAGCGCGTGGTCTGGCACCGCGACGCCCCGGACGGTCCGGCCGGCGGGGGACCGGTGCACGAGAAGGCCGGGGCCTCGGACTGA
- a CDS encoding TPM domain-containing protein: MPSSDGFTAAERQQIDRAMRDAETVCRFEFSVFVGPTEGPSREYAERLHAALVAPDRSILLLIDPAARVLEIVTGSVARLELEDKEVRLTVVEMQSQLAHDDLVGAITRGIDRLAQQARKPRSLHTSHNQT, from the coding sequence GTGCCCAGTTCTGACGGCTTCACCGCCGCCGAGCGGCAGCAGATCGACCGCGCCATGCGCGACGCCGAGACGGTCTGCCGCTTCGAGTTCTCCGTCTTCGTGGGCCCCACCGAGGGTCCCTCCCGGGAGTACGCCGAGCGCCTGCACGCCGCGCTCGTGGCCCCCGACCGCTCCATCCTGCTGCTGATCGACCCCGCCGCCCGGGTGCTGGAGATCGTGACGGGGTCCGTGGCCCGCCTCGAGCTCGAGGACAAGGAGGTGCGCCTCACAGTGGTCGAGATGCAGTCGCAGCTGGCCCACGACGACCTCGTCGGCGCGATCACCCGCGGCATCGACCGGCTGGCCCAGCAGGCCCGCAAGCCGCGCAGCCTGCACACCTCGCACAACCAGACCTGA
- a CDS encoding alpha/beta hydrolase, whose amino-acid sequence MSVVLLPSPLLPSSAYTGLLEALAGAAPTTDGARPAVLADPSGPTTGGELVERWSAVARDLRPDLIVAHSNAGYLAPAVRARAAPGAVVVHVDAALPPAGRRRAALAPAGFRDFAASLADDTGLLPPWTDWWPRATLEALVPGEVLPALERDCPRVPLGYLDSTVDVPDGWAAEPTAYLAFGDTYADEVAFAGAQGWPLLTREGGHLQFLWTPDRVAADVLALERRSRVAPR is encoded by the coding sequence GTGAGCGTCGTCCTCCTCCCCAGTCCCCTGCTGCCGTCCTCCGCCTACACGGGGCTGCTCGAGGCGCTGGCCGGCGCGGCACCCACGACCGACGGGGCACGCCCGGCCGTGCTCGCCGACCCCTCCGGGCCGACCACGGGCGGGGAGCTCGTCGAGCGCTGGTCGGCGGTGGCGCGCGACCTGCGCCCCGACCTGATCGTCGCCCACAGCAACGCCGGCTACCTCGCCCCCGCGGTCCGCGCCCGGGCCGCTCCGGGGGCGGTGGTCGTGCACGTCGACGCCGCGCTGCCGCCGGCCGGTCGACGACGTGCCGCCCTGGCCCCGGCGGGCTTCCGCGACTTCGCGGCCTCGCTGGCCGACGACACCGGCCTGCTGCCGCCCTGGACGGACTGGTGGCCACGCGCCACGCTCGAGGCGCTGGTGCCGGGCGAGGTGCTGCCCGCGCTGGAGCGCGACTGCCCCCGCGTCCCGCTCGGCTACCTCGACAGCACGGTGGACGTGCCCGACGGGTGGGCGGCGGAGCCCACCGCCTACCTCGCCTTCGGCGACACCTACGCCGACGAGGTCGCCTTCGCCGGCGCCCAGGGATGGCCGCTCCTCACGCGCGAGGGCGGCCACCTGCAGTTCCTGTGGACACCGGACCGAGTCGCCGCGGACGTCCTGGCGCTCGAGCGACGTAGCCGCGTCGCTCCTCGCTGA
- the pepN gene encoding aminopeptidase N yields the protein MPGTNLTRDEAAERARLLDATSYVVDLDLTVSDKVFASTTTLRFTCREPGAETFADLVDGDVRRISLNGRDLDPLEVYADHRIALTGLADDNELVVEALLPYSHTGEGLHRFVDPVDDRVYTYTQFEVPDARRVYTTFEQPDLKSVFTFTVTAPEGWTVISNAATPEPETLDEGRARWSFGTTERMSTYITAIVAGEYHAVHHSYDGPHGTIPLGHFCRQSVVAHLDVEELVEVTKQGFAFFEDAFGYPYPFGKYDQAYVPEYNMGAMENAGCVTLRDEYLPRSRQTHAFYEQRANTVLHEMAHMWFGDLVTMKWWDDLWLNESFAEWAAHHSSVKATKYTEAWTGFTNARKNWAYRQDQLPSTHPVVADNVDLEAVEVNFDGITYAKGASILKQLVAYVGEEEFLSGLRDYFAKHAFGNTEYGDLVTALEAVSGRDLAAWSKAWLQTSGVNTLRPSFDVDEAGTFTSFAVEQSHHPDFATLRPHRIGIGLYEVDGGRLVRTHHVETDVDGASTEIPELVGRSQPALLLLNDGDLSYAKIRLDDRSLATLVASIDTLDDSLARALCWGAAWDMTRDAELSATAFASLVLQGVATESDLTAVSALLRYAQTAVDVYSAPEHREALRARWDAGVRELALAAEPGSDHQLALVRALTAAAHADETLDLLVGWYDGSQSLEGLSLDPDLRWLLLYAAVRRGRAGEEEIAAEQERDGTISGRERAASARALIPTPEAKEAAWQTAVERDNTPNETQRQIAVHFQESGDDALLAPYVDRYLEAAETIWESKGVQRSRVVLQWMFPRTHATQAVLDRVDAWLADNPANPGAVRFVREGADDVRRALAAQAFDAAVN from the coding sequence ATGCCCGGAACCAACCTGACCCGCGACGAGGCCGCTGAGCGCGCCCGTCTGCTCGACGCCACGTCCTACGTCGTCGACCTCGACCTGACCGTCTCCGACAAGGTCTTCGCCAGCACCACCACCCTGCGGTTCACCTGCCGGGAGCCGGGCGCGGAGACCTTCGCCGACCTCGTCGACGGCGACGTGCGCCGCATCAGCCTCAACGGTCGCGACCTCGACCCGCTCGAGGTGTACGCCGACCACCGCATCGCGCTGACCGGGCTGGCGGACGACAACGAGCTGGTCGTCGAGGCCCTGCTGCCCTACTCCCACACCGGTGAGGGCCTGCACCGCTTCGTCGACCCCGTCGACGACCGGGTCTACACCTACACCCAGTTCGAGGTGCCGGACGCCCGCCGCGTCTACACCACCTTCGAGCAGCCCGACCTGAAGTCGGTCTTCACCTTCACCGTCACCGCCCCCGAGGGCTGGACGGTCATCTCAAACGCCGCCACCCCCGAGCCGGAGACCCTCGACGAGGGCCGCGCCCGCTGGTCGTTCGGCACGACCGAGCGCATGTCGACGTACATCACCGCGATCGTGGCCGGGGAGTACCACGCGGTCCACCACTCCTATGACGGCCCGCACGGCACCATCCCGCTGGGCCACTTCTGCCGCCAGTCGGTCGTGGCCCACCTCGACGTCGAGGAGCTCGTCGAGGTCACGAAGCAGGGCTTCGCGTTCTTCGAGGACGCCTTCGGCTACCCCTACCCGTTCGGGAAGTACGACCAGGCCTACGTGCCGGAGTACAACATGGGCGCGATGGAGAACGCCGGCTGCGTCACGCTGCGCGACGAGTACCTCCCCCGGTCCCGCCAGACCCACGCCTTCTACGAGCAGCGCGCGAACACCGTGCTCCACGAGATGGCCCACATGTGGTTCGGCGACCTGGTGACCATGAAGTGGTGGGACGACCTCTGGCTCAACGAGTCGTTCGCCGAGTGGGCCGCGCACCACTCCTCGGTGAAGGCCACGAAGTACACCGAGGCCTGGACCGGCTTCACCAACGCCCGCAAGAACTGGGCCTACCGCCAGGACCAGCTGCCCTCCACCCACCCGGTGGTCGCCGACAACGTCGACCTCGAGGCGGTGGAGGTCAACTTCGACGGCATCACCTACGCCAAGGGCGCCTCGATCCTCAAGCAGCTGGTGGCCTACGTCGGCGAGGAGGAGTTCCTCAGCGGGCTGCGGGACTACTTCGCCAAGCACGCCTTCGGCAACACCGAGTACGGCGACCTGGTGACGGCCCTCGAGGCCGTCTCCGGACGTGACCTGGCCGCCTGGAGCAAGGCGTGGCTGCAGACGTCGGGCGTCAACACGCTGCGTCCGTCCTTCGACGTCGACGAGGCCGGCACCTTCACGTCGTTCGCGGTCGAGCAGAGCCACCACCCCGACTTCGCGACCCTGCGCCCGCACCGCATCGGCATCGGCCTCTACGAGGTCGACGGCGGCCGGCTGGTGCGCACCCACCACGTCGAGACCGACGTCGACGGCGCCTCCACGGAGATCCCGGAGCTGGTCGGCCGGTCCCAGCCGGCGCTGCTGCTGCTCAACGACGGCGACCTGTCCTACGCCAAGATCCGCCTCGACGACCGCTCGCTCGCGACCCTGGTCGCCTCGATCGACACCCTCGACGACTCGCTGGCACGAGCCCTGTGCTGGGGCGCCGCCTGGGACATGACCCGCGACGCGGAGCTGTCGGCCACTGCCTTCGCCTCCCTGGTGCTCCAGGGCGTGGCCACCGAGAGCGACCTGACCGCGGTCAGCGCCCTGCTGCGCTACGCCCAGACCGCCGTGGACGTCTACTCCGCACCCGAGCACCGCGAGGCGCTCCGGGCCCGGTGGGACGCCGGCGTGCGCGAGCTGGCGCTCGCCGCCGAGCCGGGCAGCGACCACCAGCTGGCCCTGGTGCGGGCCCTGACGGCCGCCGCCCACGCGGACGAGACCCTCGACCTGCTCGTCGGCTGGTACGACGGGTCGCAGTCCCTCGAGGGCCTCTCGCTCGACCCCGACCTGCGCTGGCTGCTGCTCTACGCCGCCGTCCGCCGGGGCCGGGCCGGCGAGGAGGAGATCGCCGCCGAGCAGGAGCGCGACGGCACCATCTCGGGCCGCGAGCGGGCCGCCTCGGCACGGGCGCTCATCCCCACGCCGGAGGCCAAGGAGGCCGCCTGGCAGACCGCGGTGGAGCGCGACAACACGCCCAACGAGACCCAGCGCCAGATCGCGGTGCACTTCCAGGAGTCCGGCGACGACGCGCTGCTGGCGCCGTACGTCGACCGCTACCTCGAGGCCGCCGAGACGATCTGGGAGTCCAAGGGCGTCCAGCGCTCCCGCGTGGTGCTGCAGTGGATGTTCCCCCGCACCCACGCCACCCAGGCCGTGCTGGACCGGGTCGACGCCTGGCTGGCCGACAACCCGGCCAACCCGGGAGCGGTCCGCTTCGTGCGCGAGGGCGCCGACGACGTACGCCGGGCGCTCGCCGCCCAGGCGTTCGACGCCGCCGTCAACTGA
- a CDS encoding serine/threonine-protein kinase, whose translation MSPDNETPRVIAGRYTLDAQVGRGGMGVVWRGEDRMLGREVALKKIGLMPGGAEPDLVRAEREAQLAARLNHPHIVAVFDLVADGDAQWLVMEYVPGQTLGQMATEQGPLDPERARVVLAQAADALAAAHAAGILHRDVKPSNILVRNDGSVKLTDFGIARATADVTLTQTGLVTGSPAYLAPEVASGGRASAASDVWALGATLYHALEGRPPYDMGGNVMAGMYQIVHGPEPRSDRAGMLTPLLEHTLVKDPESRWSMDQVRAALADPRRLDEARSAGTDTVATTAVPPTRVAPAAPVASLVSRATERHRPEDDDEDYEAEPVWTTVDTGTSHRPTGDEPPVIAPAPRTRRSSPRRRRGLAVAALVAGLALVAFLGIGLVTGLLGGDGDETASEDPSTSSSTEASESAEASPSQTPSADTETVADRQRAFVTDYLETATTDTQASWQMLTPGYQRESGGFGSYDGFWSLNQSAQVSEITPDPANDRVSYTVSYGRAGGETTSPERVTLQLVPDGDSFLIADQL comes from the coding sequence ATGAGTCCCGACAACGAGACGCCCCGAGTCATCGCCGGCCGCTACACCCTCGACGCCCAGGTGGGCCGTGGGGGCATGGGTGTGGTCTGGCGGGGCGAGGACCGCATGCTCGGTCGGGAGGTCGCGCTCAAGAAGATCGGGCTGATGCCGGGCGGCGCCGAGCCGGACCTCGTCCGGGCCGAGCGCGAGGCCCAGCTGGCCGCCCGGCTGAACCACCCCCACATCGTCGCGGTCTTCGACCTCGTCGCCGACGGCGACGCCCAGTGGCTGGTCATGGAGTACGTCCCCGGCCAGACCCTCGGGCAGATGGCGACCGAGCAGGGACCGCTCGACCCCGAGCGAGCCCGCGTCGTGCTGGCCCAGGCCGCCGACGCGCTGGCCGCCGCGCACGCCGCCGGCATCCTCCACCGCGACGTGAAGCCCTCGAACATCCTGGTCCGCAACGACGGCAGCGTGAAGCTGACCGACTTCGGCATCGCCCGCGCCACCGCGGACGTGACCCTGACTCAGACGGGCCTGGTCACCGGGTCGCCGGCGTACCTCGCCCCGGAGGTCGCCTCGGGCGGTCGTGCCTCGGCCGCCAGCGACGTGTGGGCCCTGGGCGCCACGCTCTACCACGCCCTCGAGGGCCGTCCGCCGTACGACATGGGCGGCAACGTCATGGCGGGGATGTACCAGATCGTGCACGGACCGGAGCCCCGCAGCGACCGGGCCGGGATGCTCACCCCGCTGCTCGAGCACACGCTGGTCAAGGACCCCGAGAGCCGGTGGTCGATGGACCAGGTGCGCGCGGCCCTGGCCGACCCCCGCCGTCTCGACGAGGCGCGCTCCGCCGGGACCGACACGGTCGCGACGACCGCGGTCCCCCCGACGCGTGTCGCCCCCGCTGCCCCGGTCGCGTCCCTGGTCAGCCGGGCCACCGAGCGCCACCGGCCCGAGGACGACGACGAGGACTACGAGGCCGAGCCGGTGTGGACCACCGTCGACACCGGCACTTCCCACCGGCCGACCGGTGACGAGCCGCCGGTGATCGCTCCCGCGCCGAGGACGCGGCGCAGTTCGCCGCGCAGACGTCGCGGCCTGGCGGTCGCCGCCCTCGTCGCCGGCCTGGCTCTGGTGGCCTTCCTCGGCATCGGGCTGGTCACCGGGCTGCTCGGCGGCGACGGTGACGAGACGGCGAGCGAGGATCCGTCGACCTCGTCGAGCACGGAGGCCTCCGAGTCCGCCGAGGCCTCTCCCAGCCAGACGCCGTCGGCCGACACCGAGACGGTGGCGGACCGGCAGCGGGCCTTCGTCACCGACTACCTGGAGACCGCCACCACCGACACCCAGGCGTCGTGGCAGATGCTCACCCCCGGCTACCAGCGCGAGAGCGGCGGCTTCGGCTCCTACGACGGCTTCTGGAGCCTGAACCAGAGCGCCCAGGTCTCCGAGATCACGCCCGACCCGGCCAACGACCGGGTCAGCTACACCGTCAGCTACGGCCGCGCCGGCGGCGAGACCACGTCGCCGGAGCGGGTCACGCTGCAGCTGGTCCCCGACGGGGACTCCTTCCTCATCGCCGACCAGCTCTGA
- the metG gene encoding methionine--tRNA ligase, with translation MTVPETDPPGGPARPPVLSAVAWPYANGPRHIGHVAGFGVPSDVFSRYMRMTGHDVLMVSGTDEHGTPILIAADEAGVSAQELADANHRLIAEDLCALGVSYDLYTRTTTRNHTAVVQELFLGVHANGYFQERTTYGAISPSTGRTLPDRYIEGTCPICGAPGARGDQCDTCGNQLDAHDLVDPVSKINGETPQFIETQHFFLDLPALADALKAWLDERESSGTWRPNVIRFSQNILDDIRPRAMTRDIDWGIPVPLDGWRDEPTKRLYVWFDAVIGYLSASVEWARRTGDSERWREWWNPSTGSGGADPALSYYFMGKDNITFHSQIWPAELLAYAGKGSLGGSPRTFGELNLPTEVVSSEFLTMEGRKFSSSKRVVIYVRDMLARYQVDAFRYFVAAAGPENQDSDFTWSEFVRRTNDELVAGWGNLVNRTASLVAKNFGEIPAAGELTATDRALLDRVEAAFDVVGDLIGRHRQKQAVGEAMRVVAEVNKYVSDSEPWKLKGEEQRERLGTVLHVMAQATSDCNTMLSPFLPHASNAVDAVLGGSGDFQPMPRIDEVDDLDGGAGYPVITGDYTAAPAWGRRPLVAGTPVGKPTPVFTKLDPSVVDDELARLEAEAGTRA, from the coding sequence ATGACCGTCCCCGAGACCGATCCCCCCGGCGGCCCCGCCCGGCCCCCCGTGCTGTCGGCGGTGGCCTGGCCCTACGCCAACGGCCCGCGCCACATCGGCCACGTCGCCGGCTTCGGCGTGCCCTCCGACGTCTTCAGCCGCTACATGCGCATGACCGGTCACGACGTCCTCATGGTCTCGGGCACCGACGAGCACGGCACCCCGATCCTCATCGCCGCGGACGAGGCCGGGGTGAGTGCCCAGGAGCTGGCCGACGCCAACCACCGACTCATCGCCGAGGACCTCTGCGCGCTGGGCGTCTCCTACGACCTCTACACGCGGACGACGACCCGCAACCACACCGCGGTGGTCCAGGAGCTGTTCCTCGGCGTCCACGCGAACGGCTACTTCCAGGAGCGCACGACGTACGGCGCGATCTCGCCGTCCACCGGCCGCACGCTGCCCGACCGCTACATCGAGGGCACGTGCCCGATCTGCGGCGCACCCGGCGCCCGCGGCGACCAGTGCGACACCTGCGGCAACCAGCTCGACGCCCACGACCTGGTGGACCCGGTCTCGAAGATCAACGGCGAGACCCCGCAGTTCATCGAGACGCAGCACTTCTTCCTCGACCTGCCGGCGCTGGCCGACGCGCTCAAGGCCTGGCTCGACGAGCGGGAGTCCAGCGGCACCTGGCGGCCCAACGTCATCCGCTTCAGCCAGAACATCCTCGACGACATCCGTCCGCGCGCGATGACCCGCGACATCGACTGGGGCATCCCGGTGCCGCTGGACGGGTGGCGCGACGAGCCGACAAAGCGGCTCTACGTCTGGTTCGACGCCGTCATCGGCTACCTGTCCGCCTCCGTCGAGTGGGCCCGTCGCACCGGCGACTCCGAGCGCTGGCGCGAGTGGTGGAACCCCTCGACGGGCTCGGGAGGGGCCGACCCGGCGCTGTCCTACTACTTCATGGGCAAGGACAACATCACCTTCCACTCCCAGATCTGGCCCGCCGAGCTGCTGGCGTACGCCGGGAAGGGCTCGCTGGGCGGCAGCCCGCGCACCTTCGGGGAGCTGAACCTGCCCACCGAGGTCGTGTCCAGCGAGTTCCTGACCATGGAGGGCCGCAAGTTCTCCTCCTCCAAGCGGGTCGTCATCTACGTGCGCGACATGCTGGCGCGCTACCAGGTCGACGCCTTCCGCTACTTCGTGGCGGCCGCGGGCCCCGAGAACCAGGACTCCGACTTCACGTGGAGCGAGTTCGTCCGCCGTACCAACGACGAGCTGGTCGCCGGCTGGGGCAACCTGGTCAACCGCACCGCCAGCCTGGTGGCGAAGAACTTCGGCGAGATCCCGGCGGCCGGCGAGCTGACCGCGACCGACCGGGCGCTGCTCGACCGGGTGGAGGCCGCCTTCGACGTCGTGGGCGACCTCATCGGGCGCCACCGCCAGAAGCAGGCGGTGGGCGAGGCGATGCGTGTCGTGGCCGAGGTCAACAAGTACGTCTCCGACTCCGAGCCGTGGAAGCTCAAGGGCGAGGAGCAGCGGGAGCGGCTCGGCACCGTGCTGCACGTCATGGCGCAGGCCACGAGCGACTGCAACACGATGCTCTCGCCGTTCCTGCCGCACGCCTCGAACGCCGTGGACGCGGTGCTCGGTGGCTCGGGCGACTTCCAGCCGATGCCCCGCATCGACGAGGTCGACGACCTCGACGGGGGAGCGGGCTACCCGGTCATCACCGGTGACTACACCGCCGCCCCCGCCTGGGGCCGACGCCCGCTCGTCGCGGGCACGCCGGTCGGCAAGCCCACACCGGTGTTCACCAAGCTCGACCCGTCGGTGGTCGACGACGAGCTGGCCCGGCTCGAGGCCGAGGCCGGGACGCGCGCATGA
- a CDS encoding alpha/beta hydrolase yields MSLHPQSVAALALWGEAPPVHTLDAEGIRARRATAREEGLAEPKEDVAQTTDVDAGGVPARLLRPHGADPEEHLPALVYLHGGGFVLGDLETHDAPSRRLANRTGRVVLVVDYRRPPEHVFPAALVDSVAALDWMVAHGTDHGVDVRRVGVVGDSAGANLAIGTALRRPGVLEAAVLVYPFLDPEASSASYASTTGGLDREDGLWFWRQYVEPGDDRVLRDPELAPLRSTRLGELPRSLVQIAGEDTLVDEGRALVERARDLGADVTELTYDGMVHGFWRHPAVFDAAEQALADAADWLDRP; encoded by the coding sequence ATGAGCCTGCACCCGCAGTCGGTCGCCGCGCTCGCCCTGTGGGGCGAGGCGCCGCCGGTGCACACCCTGGACGCGGAGGGCATCCGCGCCCGGCGCGCGACGGCGCGCGAGGAGGGCCTGGCCGAGCCGAAGGAGGACGTCGCGCAGACCACCGACGTCGACGCCGGCGGGGTCCCCGCGCGTCTGCTGCGTCCGCACGGGGCGGACCCCGAGGAGCACCTGCCGGCGCTGGTCTACCTGCACGGGGGCGGCTTCGTCCTCGGTGACCTCGAGACCCACGACGCCCCGAGCCGCCGGCTGGCCAACCGCACCGGCCGGGTGGTCCTCGTCGTCGACTACCGCCGCCCGCCCGAGCACGTCTTCCCGGCTGCGCTGGTCGACAGCGTGGCCGCCCTCGACTGGATGGTCGCGCACGGCACCGACCACGGCGTCGACGTACGCCGGGTCGGGGTGGTCGGCGACAGCGCCGGCGCCAACCTCGCGATCGGGACCGCGCTGCGGCGTCCGGGCGTGCTCGAGGCAGCCGTGCTCGTCTACCCGTTCCTCGACCCCGAGGCGAGCTCCGCGTCGTACGCCTCGACCACCGGCGGGCTCGACCGTGAGGACGGGCTGTGGTTCTGGCGGCAGTACGTCGAGCCGGGTGACGACCGCGTCCTGCGCGACCCCGAGCTGGCGCCGCTGCGCTCGACCCGGCTGGGGGAGCTGCCCCGCAGCCTGGTGCAGATCGCCGGTGAGGACACCCTGGTCGACGAGGGGCGGGCGCTGGTGGAGCGGGCCCGCGACCTCGGAGCCGACGTCACCGAGCTGACCTACGACGGCATGGTGCACGGCTTCTGGCGCCACCCGGCGGTGTTCGACGCCGCCGAGCAGGCGCTGGCCGACGCCGCGGACTGGCTCGACCGGCCCTGA
- a CDS encoding ribose-5-phosphate isomerase: MRVHIGSDHAGLELKDHLVGWLADQGHEAVDHGPFVYDALDDYPVFCLRAAEAVVADQQDGVEALGVVVGGSGNGEQIAANKVVGVRAALVWSEETAALAREHNDANVVSVGGRMHTLDDMTRFVEVFLGTDYSRAERHDRRIAMLTDYEKTRNLPALPESALGGAAGAAGPGDA; this comes from the coding sequence ATGCGCGTGCACATCGGATCGGACCATGCCGGACTCGAGCTGAAGGACCACCTCGTGGGCTGGCTGGCCGACCAGGGGCACGAGGCCGTCGACCACGGGCCGTTCGTCTACGACGCCCTCGACGACTACCCCGTCTTCTGCCTGCGCGCCGCCGAGGCCGTGGTCGCCGACCAGCAGGACGGCGTTGAGGCCCTCGGCGTGGTCGTCGGCGGGTCGGGCAACGGCGAGCAGATCGCGGCGAACAAGGTGGTCGGCGTCCGTGCCGCCCTGGTCTGGAGCGAGGAGACCGCAGCCCTCGCACGCGAGCACAACGACGCCAACGTGGTGTCGGTCGGTGGCCGGATGCACACCCTCGACGACATGACGCGCTTCGTCGAGGTCTTCCTCGGCACCGACTACTCGCGCGCCGAGCGCCACGACCGGCGCATCGCGATGCTCACCGACTACGAGAAGACCCGGAACCTCCCGGCGCTGCCGGAGTCGGCCCTCGGGGGAGCCGCGGGGGCCGCCGGGCCGGGCGATGCCTGA
- a CDS encoding Fpg/Nei family DNA glycosylase has product MPEGHTLRRLADDLTDAFGGRVVRVSSPQGRFGAEAALLDGGRLERADAAGKHLFLEVEGGHVVHVHLGLIGTFVIRTGVLEPPVGQVRLRLVAGGDARETTYADLRGAITCALVTPEQQEAVIARLGPDPLRADADPGRAWARISRSPRSIGDLLMDQAVMAGVGNVYRAEALFRQRLHPFRPGTSVRRGRFEALWADLVTLMAEGVRTNRIDTVRPEHTPEAMGRDPRRDDHGGEVYVYRRHEQPCHVCGTRIRTKELAGRNAFWCPRCQPVFRSRATR; this is encoded by the coding sequence ATGCCTGAGGGTCACACCCTGCGTCGGCTGGCCGACGACCTGACCGACGCCTTCGGGGGGCGGGTCGTGCGCGTCAGCAGCCCGCAGGGGCGCTTCGGCGCCGAGGCGGCGCTGCTCGACGGCGGCCGGCTCGAGCGGGCCGACGCGGCCGGCAAGCACCTCTTCCTCGAGGTCGAGGGCGGTCACGTCGTGCACGTCCACCTCGGCCTCATCGGCACCTTCGTCATCCGCACCGGCGTCCTCGAGCCGCCGGTCGGCCAGGTCCGGCTGCGGCTCGTCGCGGGCGGGGACGCGAGGGAGACGACGTACGCCGACCTGCGGGGGGCGATCACCTGCGCCCTCGTCACGCCCGAGCAGCAGGAGGCGGTGATCGCCCGCCTCGGACCGGACCCGCTGCGCGCGGACGCCGACCCGGGCCGCGCGTGGGCGCGGATCTCCCGCAGCCCGCGGAGCATCGGCGACCTGCTGATGGACCAGGCGGTGATGGCCGGCGTCGGCAACGTCTACCGGGCGGAGGCGCTGTTCCGTCAGCGGCTCCACCCGTTCCGGCCCGGGACCTCGGTGCGGCGTGGCCGCTTCGAGGCGCTGTGGGCCGACCTGGTGACGCTGATGGCCGAGGGGGTGCGGACCAACCGGATCGACACCGTGCGGCCCGAGCACACGCCCGAGGCGATGGGGCGCGACCCGAGGCGCGACGACCACGGGGGAGAGGTCTACGTCTACCGGCGCCACGAGCAGCCCTGCCACGTGTGCGGCACCCGGATCCGCACGAAGGAGCTGGCCGGGCGCAACGCGTTCTGGTGCCCGAGGTGCCAACCGGTGTTCCGCTCCCGCGCCACCCGCTGA